The following are encoded in a window of Nibricoccus aquaticus genomic DNA:
- a CDS encoding VC0807 family protein — translation MSAAAPKRENLILNLIFNIALPTLILTKFSGEKSLGTVWGLIIALAFPAGYFLYDFAQRRAANFISIIGFTSVLLTGGLGLMKVGPMGFAIKEAAMPLIIGLVVVLSMGSKRPLVKTILLNDQILDLPRVDAALAERGNRSGLDLLLKRASYALAASFLLSAVLNFGLARYILKSAPGTEAFNAELGRMNALSWPVISLPSMVILMVILWKLIGGIGKLTGLTTDEIFRSKETGKA, via the coding sequence CGTTGATCCTGACGAAGTTCAGCGGGGAAAAATCCTTGGGCACCGTCTGGGGCCTGATCATCGCGCTGGCATTTCCCGCGGGCTATTTCCTCTACGATTTTGCGCAGCGGCGGGCGGCCAATTTTATCTCGATCATCGGCTTCACGAGCGTGCTGCTCACCGGCGGGCTCGGCCTGATGAAGGTCGGTCCGATGGGTTTCGCGATTAAAGAAGCGGCGATGCCGCTGATCATCGGTCTCGTCGTCGTGCTTTCGATGGGTTCGAAGCGCCCGCTCGTGAAAACCATTTTACTCAACGACCAGATCCTCGATCTACCGCGCGTCGATGCGGCGCTGGCCGAACGCGGCAATCGCAGCGGTCTCGATCTGCTGCTCAAACGCGCTAGCTACGCGCTGGCCGCGTCATTTTTACTGAGCGCGGTCCTGAACTTCGGACTCGCCCGCTACATCTTGAAGAGCGCGCCGGGCACTGAGGCATTCAACGCCGAGCTCGGCCGCATGAACGCGCTCAGCTGGCCGGTGATCTCGCTGCCGAGCATGGTGATCCTGATGGTGATCCTCTGGAAGCTCATCGGTGGCATCGGCAAACTGACCGGGCTCACGACCGACGAGATTTTCCGCAGCAAGGAAACGGGGAAGGCGTGA
- a CDS encoding citrate synthase, which produces MPKTALLKLDDKELTLPVMIGSEGEHAVDIGKLRAETGYITYDDGFGNTGSCTSAITFIDGEQGILRYRGYPIEQLAEKSDFVETAYLVMNGELPDKAQRAKFSGLLGENAPLREGMRRFIQTFPRDSHPMAMLSASLNALGAYYPHLASNNHQRDLEHFDEAAAIAISKVRTITADIFRVSQGKPFNHPKPDLLYCENFLHLMFSDPYKDYSPTPEVAQALNLFLLLHADHEQNCSTSTVKMVASAGANLFASVSAGVNALWGPLHGGANMAVLEMLKNIHADGDDGTRFIAAAKSGKGDRLMGFGHRVYKNYDPRAKIIKASFHKALASLGIKDDPLLNIAMNLEKVALSDDYFIQRKLYPNVDFYSGLIMRAIGIPENLFTVMFAIGRMPGWIAQWREVAQNPKLKIYRPRQVYTGKTKRDYPANR; this is translated from the coding sequence ATGCCCAAAACCGCCCTGCTGAAACTCGACGACAAAGAACTCACGCTGCCGGTCATGATCGGCTCCGAGGGGGAACATGCCGTCGATATCGGCAAGCTGCGCGCCGAGACCGGCTACATCACGTACGACGACGGATTCGGCAACACCGGCTCCTGCACCAGCGCGATCACCTTCATCGACGGCGAACAGGGCATCCTCCGGTACCGCGGATACCCGATCGAGCAACTCGCGGAGAAATCCGACTTCGTCGAAACGGCCTACCTCGTCATGAACGGCGAGCTCCCGGACAAAGCTCAGCGCGCGAAATTTTCCGGCCTGCTCGGTGAAAACGCTCCGCTTCGCGAGGGCATGCGCCGCTTCATCCAGACTTTCCCGCGTGACTCGCATCCGATGGCGATGCTCTCCGCTTCGCTCAACGCCCTCGGCGCTTACTATCCGCATCTCGCGAGTAACAACCACCAGCGCGACCTCGAGCACTTCGACGAAGCCGCCGCCATCGCGATCTCCAAAGTCCGCACCATCACGGCCGATATTTTCCGCGTCAGTCAGGGCAAACCGTTTAATCACCCGAAGCCCGACCTCCTCTACTGCGAGAACTTCCTGCACCTGATGTTCTCTGACCCGTACAAGGACTACTCGCCCACGCCGGAGGTCGCGCAGGCCCTCAATCTCTTTCTCCTCCTCCACGCCGACCACGAGCAGAACTGCTCCACCTCTACCGTGAAGATGGTCGCCTCCGCCGGAGCCAATCTCTTCGCCTCCGTCTCGGCCGGCGTAAACGCGCTCTGGGGCCCGCTCCACGGCGGCGCCAACATGGCCGTGCTGGAAATGTTGAAAAACATCCACGCCGACGGTGACGACGGCACCCGCTTCATCGCCGCCGCGAAATCCGGCAAGGGCGACCGTCTCATGGGCTTCGGCCACCGCGTGTACAAGAACTACGACCCGCGCGCGAAGATCATCAAAGCGTCCTTCCACAAGGCGCTCGCCTCGCTCGGCATCAAAGACGATCCGCTTCTCAACATCGCCATGAACCTTGAGAAAGTGGCGCTGAGCGACGACTACTTCATCCAGCGCAAACTCTACCCGAACGTCGATTTCTACTCGGGCCTGATCATGCGCGCGATCGGCATCCCGGAGAACCTGTTCACGGTGATGTTCGCCATCGGCCGCATGCCCGGCTGGATCGCCCAGTGGCGCGAAGTCGCGCAGAACCCGAAGCTCAAGATCTACCGCCCACGCCAGGTGTACACGGGCAAGACGAAGCGCGATTATCCGGCGAACCGCTGA
- the hisH gene encoding imidazole glycerol phosphate synthase subunit HisH produces the protein MSTSAKIAVIDNGICNLRSVTKAFEAVGATPVVVHTPADIGCEIDGLMLPGVGALGDCVAALRASKLDDTVRGWIADGRPFLGVCLGMQALFDTSEESGGVTGLGIFPGKVVRFRRPPEFKIPHMGWNTITFTQPSSPLAATLKTSGENVYFVHSFHCVPADSSLVLAECDYGGNFTAAIGRGNCFATQFHPEKSQAKGLQIYKNFADVAAGVTA, from the coding sequence ATGTCCACCTCCGCCAAAATCGCCGTCATCGACAACGGTATCTGCAATCTCCGCAGCGTCACCAAGGCCTTCGAAGCCGTCGGTGCTACTCCGGTGGTGGTGCATACGCCGGCCGACATCGGCTGCGAGATCGATGGCTTGATGCTTCCTGGCGTCGGCGCACTCGGTGACTGCGTGGCGGCTCTCCGCGCTTCGAAACTCGACGACACCGTGCGTGGCTGGATCGCCGACGGACGTCCGTTCCTCGGCGTGTGCCTCGGGATGCAGGCACTGTTCGACACCTCTGAAGAAAGCGGCGGCGTCACCGGCCTCGGCATTTTCCCGGGTAAAGTTGTCCGTTTCCGCCGTCCGCCGGAATTCAAGATTCCGCACATGGGCTGGAACACGATCACGTTCACCCAGCCCTCGTCGCCACTCGCGGCCACGCTGAAGACATCAGGCGAGAACGTTTACTTCGTGCACAGTTTCCACTGCGTCCCGGCCGATTCGTCGCTGGTGCTCGCGGAGTGCGATTACGGTGGCAATTTCACGGCGGCAATCGGTCGCGGCAACTGTTTCGCCACGCAGTTCCATCCGGAAAAGAGCCAGGCCAAGGGTCTCCAGATCTACAAAAACTTCGCCGACGTCGCTGCGGGCGTGACGGCCTGA
- the hisB gene encoding imidazoleglycerol-phosphate dehydratase HisB, translated as MAPTRIAKIARKTAETDITLSLAIDGAGKSTIDTGVPFFDHMLTLFAKHGLFDLDVKCIGDIAVDYHHTVEDVGIVLGEAFKQALGDKLGIRRYGFFFLPMDESLARVVVDIGGRPHLVYDAEAPTMFVRDFNIVLVKEFSRAFSNALGCNLHVKLEYGEEPHHVAEAIFKGLARALDVATQIDPRAADQLPSTKGKI; from the coding sequence ATGGCTCCAACACGCATAGCCAAGATCGCGCGTAAAACCGCGGAAACCGACATCACGCTCTCTCTCGCCATCGACGGCGCGGGCAAGTCCACGATCGATACGGGCGTCCCGTTTTTCGATCACATGCTCACGCTCTTCGCGAAGCACGGCCTATTCGACCTCGACGTGAAGTGCATCGGCGACATCGCTGTGGATTATCACCACACCGTCGAAGACGTTGGCATCGTGCTCGGCGAAGCCTTCAAACAGGCGCTCGGCGACAAACTCGGCATCCGCCGCTACGGATTCTTTTTCCTCCCGATGGACGAGTCGCTCGCCCGCGTCGTCGTCGATATCGGCGGACGCCCGCACCTCGTGTACGACGCCGAGGCGCCGACGATGTTCGTGCGCGATTTCAACATCGTGCTCGTGAAGGAGTTTTCCCGCGCCTTCAGCAACGCGCTCGGCTGCAACCTGCACGTGAAACTCGAGTACGGCGAAGAGCCGCACCACGTCGCCGAGGCGATCTTCAAAGGCCTCGCCCGCGCCCTCGACGTCGCCACTCAGATCGACCCGCGCGCCGCAGATCAGCTGCCGAGCACGAAGGGGAAAATCTAA
- the hisC gene encoding histidinol-phosphate transaminase, protein MPSPSSLALPHVAQLHAYTPGLQPTESGWVKLNTNECPYAPSPRVAEAIRREVGEDGNSLRLYPNPKASPLRAAVAKLHGHGLTEAHVCIGNGSDDILNLLVRAFCDANSGAGYTLPSYSLYPVLVAIQDGRVQTIDFDRTMQLPLAQIAESKARAFFLTSPNAPTGVAFTRDEIEAALKVFKGLFVVDEAYALFAKQDAVPLLAKYPNLVITRTLSKAYALAGIRVGYALAHPEVIDVLDRVRDSYNVNRLSQAAALAAVGDMDYYHGIITKVKETRDFYIHEWQELGWFTYRSQANFIFTEPKNAKGESGPAVAKSAYDFLYKNKVLVRYFPSHPLTASFLRISVGTDEEMLTLDEKLQAWLQHA, encoded by the coding sequence ATGCCCTCGCCGTCCTCCCTCGCTCTACCGCACGTCGCCCAGCTCCACGCGTACACGCCGGGACTCCAGCCGACCGAATCCGGCTGGGTGAAACTCAACACCAACGAATGCCCCTACGCGCCCAGCCCTCGCGTGGCCGAGGCGATCCGCCGCGAAGTCGGCGAAGACGGCAACTCGCTCCGCCTGTATCCTAATCCCAAGGCCAGTCCGCTCCGCGCCGCCGTCGCCAAACTCCACGGCCACGGCCTCACCGAGGCGCATGTCTGCATTGGCAACGGCTCCGACGACATCCTCAACCTCCTCGTCCGCGCCTTCTGCGACGCCAACTCCGGCGCCGGCTACACGCTGCCGAGTTACTCGCTCTATCCCGTGCTCGTCGCGATCCAGGATGGCCGCGTGCAGACCATCGATTTCGACCGCACGATGCAGCTCCCGCTCGCGCAAATCGCCGAGTCGAAAGCCCGCGCGTTCTTCCTGACCTCGCCCAACGCACCGACCGGCGTCGCCTTCACCCGCGACGAAATCGAGGCCGCGCTGAAAGTTTTCAAAGGCCTCTTCGTCGTCGATGAAGCCTACGCGCTCTTCGCCAAGCAGGACGCCGTGCCGCTCCTCGCGAAGTACCCGAATCTCGTCATCACGCGCACACTCTCGAAAGCCTACGCGCTCGCCGGTATCCGCGTCGGTTACGCGCTCGCTCACCCTGAAGTGATCGACGTCCTCGACCGCGTCCGCGACAGCTACAACGTCAACCGCCTCTCCCAAGCCGCCGCCCTCGCCGCCGTCGGCGACATGGATTATTACCACGGAATCATCACGAAGGTGAAAGAGACCCGCGATTTCTATATCCACGAGTGGCAGGAACTCGGCTGGTTCACCTACCGTTCGCAGGCCAACTTCATCTTCACCGAACCCAAAAACGCGAAAGGCGAAAGTGGCCCGGCCGTGGCGAAGTCCGCCTACGATTTTCTCTACAAAAACAAAGTGCTCGTCCGCTACTTCCCGAGCCATCCCTTGACCGCGTCATTCCTGCGCATCAGCGTCGGCACCGACGAGGAAATGCTCACCCTCGACGAAAAACTCCAAGCATGGCTCCAACACGCATAG
- the hisD gene encoding histidinol dehydrogenase, translated as MRLLRTSSKTFQSDLADFCRSAAATKEIQDSVAAILADIRHRSDEAVAYYAAKFDGAKLRAREFRMKSSDFETAFKALAPANRKAMEAAHENIVAFNKKTLPADWTGKNKQGAEVGEVFHPIRRVGLYVPGGQVPLVSTVLMTATLAKLAGCPEIAVFTPSDPSGKVAPGLLAALHLVGIDEVYRIGGVQAIGAMAYGTTNVMAVDKVFGPGNAYVCEAKRQVFGTVGVDSLPGPSEVMIVADETARADYVAADLLAQAEHGSGREKVYLVATSQKIIDDVAAEVQAQLKVLTRSEKMQSVLTHGFAAIEVSTLAQIVEIANYVAPEHLELMVKDASVKKLTKEITTAGSILIGENTPTALGDFTAGPSHVLPTGRTGRFFSGLRVTDFMRRTSIVKYGPAAVKKGNEVVAAFAAMEKLDAHGRSVKIRT; from the coding sequence GTGCGACTCCTCCGAACCTCCTCCAAAACGTTCCAATCCGATCTCGCCGATTTCTGCCGCAGCGCAGCCGCGACGAAGGAAATCCAAGACAGCGTCGCCGCCATCCTTGCCGACATCCGCCACCGCAGCGACGAAGCCGTCGCCTACTACGCGGCCAAGTTCGACGGCGCCAAACTCCGCGCCCGCGAGTTCCGGATGAAGTCGTCAGACTTCGAGACGGCCTTCAAGGCGCTCGCTCCTGCCAACCGCAAAGCCATGGAGGCCGCTCACGAGAACATCGTCGCCTTTAACAAAAAGACCCTGCCTGCCGACTGGACCGGCAAAAACAAGCAGGGCGCCGAAGTGGGCGAAGTGTTTCACCCGATACGCCGTGTCGGCCTCTACGTTCCCGGCGGACAAGTCCCGCTCGTCTCGACCGTGCTCATGACCGCCACGCTCGCGAAACTCGCGGGCTGTCCCGAGATCGCCGTCTTCACGCCGTCCGATCCGTCGGGCAAAGTCGCCCCCGGCCTGCTTGCTGCTCTCCACCTCGTGGGTATCGACGAAGTTTACCGCATCGGTGGCGTTCAAGCCATCGGAGCGATGGCCTACGGCACGACCAATGTCATGGCCGTCGATAAAGTTTTCGGCCCGGGCAACGCCTACGTCTGCGAAGCCAAGCGCCAGGTCTTCGGTACGGTCGGCGTGGATTCGCTGCCCGGCCCGAGCGAAGTCATGATCGTTGCCGACGAAACCGCGCGCGCCGACTACGTTGCCGCCGATCTTCTCGCTCAGGCCGAGCACGGCTCCGGCCGCGAAAAAGTTTACCTGGTCGCCACCTCCCAAAAGATCATCGACGACGTCGCTGCCGAAGTTCAGGCGCAGCTCAAAGTGCTCACCCGCTCCGAGAAAATGCAGAGCGTGCTCACGCACGGTTTCGCCGCGATCGAGGTCTCCACGCTCGCGCAGATCGTCGAGATCGCGAACTACGTCGCTCCCGAGCATCTCGAACTCATGGTGAAAGACGCCTCGGTGAAAAAGCTCACCAAGGAAATCACCACTGCCGGCTCGATCCTCATCGGTGAAAACACGCCGACCGCCCTCGGCGATTTCACCGCAGGCCCGAGCCATGTGCTGCCCACCGGTCGCACCGGTCGCTTCTTCAGCGGACTGCGCGTCACCGATTTCATGCGCCGCACCAGCATCGTGAAATACGGCCCCGCTGCCGTGAAGAAGGGCAACGAAGTCGTCGCCGCATTCGCTGCGATGGAGAAACTCGATGCCCACGGCCGCTCGGTGAAGATCCGCACGTGA
- a CDS encoding LolA family protein: MKRLITILTALTVWSASLPASTPDADALLAKARAYLGGDAALDAINSIHYFGSIEMTETPAGATNPGKSSIEIIFQKPCQHRLVVSSEKSVDITGLDNYFGWRRVEPVATGGARVQNVGLGKEQIKRLRANTWENLYFWRGIEQHGGAIMDKGETELDGVKCRKLVMSYGPGIEFVRYFEIATGRLLLTETLPVGVIREEGEIMVAGVRFPRKLIATAAAGADGKTRVITITFDRIALNETFPASTFEQPLISGAR; encoded by the coding sequence ATGAAACGACTCATCACGATCCTCACCGCCCTCACTGTCTGGTCCGCGTCGTTGCCGGCCAGCACCCCGGACGCCGATGCGCTTCTGGCCAAAGCCCGTGCCTATCTCGGCGGCGATGCGGCGCTCGATGCGATTAACTCGATCCACTATTTCGGCAGTATCGAGATGACCGAGACGCCCGCTGGAGCCACGAATCCCGGCAAATCCAGCATCGAGATCATCTTCCAAAAACCCTGCCAGCACCGCCTCGTCGTTAGCTCCGAGAAGTCGGTCGATATCACCGGCCTAGACAACTACTTCGGCTGGCGCCGGGTCGAACCGGTCGCGACTGGTGGCGCTCGCGTGCAAAACGTGGGCCTGGGCAAGGAACAGATCAAACGCCTCCGCGCCAATACGTGGGAAAACCTCTATTTCTGGCGCGGCATCGAGCAGCATGGCGGCGCGATCATGGATAAAGGGGAGACCGAGCTCGACGGCGTCAAATGCCGCAAACTCGTCATGAGCTACGGCCCGGGCATCGAGTTCGTCCGCTACTTCGAGATCGCGACCGGCCGCCTGCTCCTCACCGAGACGCTGCCCGTCGGCGTTATTCGCGAAGAAGGCGAGATCATGGTCGCAGGTGTGCGGTTTCCCCGGAAGCTCATCGCGACTGCCGCCGCAGGTGCCGACGGCAAAACGCGCGTGATCACGATCACCTTCGACCGTATAGCGCTCAACGAAACTTTCCCCGCCAGTACTTTCGAGCAGCCGCTCATCAGTGGCGCCCGCTAA
- the guaA gene encoding glutamine-hydrolyzing GMP synthase has product MPQTIAVLDFGSQFTQVIARRIRECQVYSKIYHYSTPAAQLKADGVIGVIFSGGPQSVYSKDAPHPDKAVFDLGVPILGICYGLQLMGHFLGGKVAKGERREFGHGTLEIFEKSPLFKGLPKKLKVWNSHGDKLVKVPTGFKAVARTENSEYAAMQNAERRFYALQFHPEVFHSERGTDIIRNFLVGICGCTGDWSTADFIKRKIQEIRDTVGKSRVLLGLSGGVDSSVAAALIHAAIGKQLTCVFVDNGLLRKGEREYVVSLYKRNFKIDLRVADSEALFLKKLKGVSEPEAKRKIIGNTFVKVFEDSLKSIAGRAEFLAQGTLYPDVIESVQIGNNPASLIKSHHNVGGLPERMKLKLLEPLRELFKDEVRAVGTALGLPKEVVWRQPFPGPGLGVRVLGDITAEKLNILREADFILQDEMMKSGLYWKVWQSFCVFLPVKSVGVIGDERNYAYVIAVRVVESIDAMTADWSRLPYDLLQTISNRITNEVRGVSRVVLDISSKPPATIEWE; this is encoded by the coding sequence ATGCCACAGACCATCGCCGTCCTCGATTTCGGCTCCCAGTTCACCCAGGTCATCGCCCGCCGTATCCGCGAGTGCCAAGTTTACTCGAAGATCTATCACTACTCGACTCCGGCCGCGCAGCTGAAGGCCGATGGCGTGATCGGCGTGATCTTCTCGGGCGGTCCGCAAAGTGTGTACTCGAAGGATGCGCCGCACCCAGACAAGGCGGTCTTCGATCTGGGCGTGCCGATCCTCGGTATTTGCTACGGCCTCCAGCTCATGGGGCACTTCCTCGGCGGCAAAGTCGCGAAGGGCGAGCGCCGCGAGTTCGGCCACGGCACGCTGGAGATTTTTGAGAAGAGCCCGCTCTTCAAAGGACTCCCGAAAAAGCTCAAAGTCTGGAACTCCCACGGCGACAAGCTCGTGAAGGTGCCGACGGGCTTCAAAGCCGTCGCCCGCACGGAAAACTCCGAGTACGCGGCGATGCAAAATGCCGAGCGCCGCTTCTATGCGCTGCAGTTTCACCCGGAGGTTTTCCACAGCGAGCGTGGCACGGACATCATTCGGAATTTCCTCGTCGGCATCTGCGGTTGCACCGGCGACTGGTCCACGGCCGATTTCATCAAGCGCAAGATCCAGGAAATCCGTGACACGGTTGGCAAGAGCCGCGTGCTGCTCGGTCTCTCCGGCGGCGTTGATTCGTCGGTCGCGGCGGCGTTGATTCACGCGGCCATCGGCAAGCAGCTGACGTGTGTTTTCGTGGACAACGGCCTCCTCCGCAAAGGCGAACGCGAGTACGTCGTTTCACTCTACAAACGTAACTTCAAGATCGACCTCCGCGTCGCCGACTCTGAGGCGCTTTTCCTTAAGAAACTCAAGGGCGTCAGCGAGCCCGAGGCCAAGCGCAAGATCATCGGCAACACCTTCGTCAAAGTCTTTGAGGACTCGCTCAAATCCATCGCCGGTCGCGCCGAGTTCCTCGCGCAGGGCACGCTCTATCCCGACGTCATCGAGAGCGTGCAGATCGGGAATAATCCCGCATCGCTCATCAAGTCGCACCACAACGTCGGCGGCCTTCCCGAGCGCATGAAGCTCAAGCTCCTTGAGCCGCTCCGCGAGCTCTTCAAAGACGAGGTTCGCGCCGTCGGCACCGCGCTCGGCCTGCCGAAGGAAGTCGTCTGGCGCCAGCCGTTCCCCGGCCCCGGTCTCGGCGTGCGCGTACTCGGCGACATCACGGCGGAGAAATTAAACATCCTCCGCGAGGCCGACTTTATTCTCCAGGACGAGATGATGAAGTCGGGCCTCTATTGGAAAGTCTGGCAGTCGTTCTGCGTGTTTCTCCCGGTGAAATCCGTCGGCGTTATCGGCGACGAACGGAACTACGCCTACGTGATCGCAGTCCGAGTCGTTGAGAGCATCGACGCCATGACGGCCGACTGGTCACGCCTGCCGTACGATCTTCTCCAAACGATCTCCAACCGCATCACCAACGAGGTCCGTGGCGTCAGCCGAGTGGTGCTCGACATCAGTTCGAAGCCGCCCGCGACCATCGAGTGGGAATAA